One Candidatus Afararchaeum irisae genomic region harbors:
- a CDS encoding DUF1918 domain-containing protein, translated as MSFEKGDSIILKDEYHDKNGEEGEVVQVSETMFGGNTYTVEVDDERIAGLGEDQLEAAD; from the coding sequence ATGAGCTTCGAGAAAGGAGACAGCATCATACTCAAGGACGAGTACCACGACAAGAACGGAGAGGAAGGAGAGGTAGTACAGGTCAGCGAGACGATGTTCGGAGGCAACACCTACACCGTCGAGGTCGACGACGAGAGAATAGCGGGTCTCGGCGAGGATCAGTTAGAAGCGGCTGACTAA
- a CDS encoding metal-dependent hydrolase, producing MEIRYHGHAFFEIEAENGTQILIDPFTEGNNWNDVTPDDFDPDVVAVTHGHFDHVAEAHEFDATVIAQPEVAGYLGKQGHEDSVGMNVGGSYEHDGVEFQMTKAFHSSGTPGEADFDGYGGTPAGYVIDDGETSFYHAGDTALFGDMEKVIGGVYDPDVAAVPIGDHFTMGIDEAAVAVDWLGVETAIPIHYDTFPPIQQNPDEFAEKVDDAEVEILDAGEGIRA from the coding sequence ATGGAGATAAGATACCACGGACACGCATTCTTCGAGATAGAGGCTGAGAACGGCACACAGATACTCATCGATCCCTTTACCGAGGGCAACAACTGGAACGACGTCACCCCCGACGATTTCGACCCCGACGTCGTCGCGGTGACACACGGACATTTCGACCACGTCGCCGAGGCTCACGAGTTCGATGCGACCGTGATCGCACAGCCCGAGGTCGCGGGCTACTTAGGCAAGCAGGGACACGAAGACTCGGTAGGTATGAACGTCGGAGGAAGCTACGAGCACGACGGCGTCGAGTTCCAGATGACGAAGGCTTTCCACTCGTCGGGAACTCCGGGAGAGGCGGACTTCGACGGATACGGAGGTACCCCCGCTGGTTACGTCATAGACGACGGCGAGACTAGCTTCTACCACGCGGGTGACACCGCCCTATTCGGCGACATGGAGAAGGTCATCGGCGGAGTCTACGACCCCGACGTCGCTGCGGTTCCGATAGGCGACCATTTCACGATGGGCATAGACGAGGCGGCGGTCGCCGTCGACTGGCTCGGTGTAGAGACGGCTATACCCATCCATTACGACACCTTCCCGCCTATACAGCAGAATCCCGACGAGTTCGCGGAGAAGGTAGACGACGCTGAGGTCGAGATACTCGACGCCGGGGAAGGAATAAGAGCTTAG